Proteins co-encoded in one Oreochromis aureus strain Israel breed Guangdong linkage group 3, ZZ_aureus, whole genome shotgun sequence genomic window:
- the LOC120439338 gene encoding gastrula zinc finger protein XlCGF26.1-like: MPASKDERVVIPVEKTFITMKKARRRQRIDSGDRSFTCDQCGKAFSDNGNLKRHQLVHTGIKPFSCDQCGQAFTRNSSLKQHKLIHTGVKPFSCDQCGKTFTENGNLKRHQLAHTGLKPFSCDQCGKTFTQSGSLKKHQLIHTGLKAISYNQCGKSFSPSNGLKEHNLVHAADKPFVCAQCGKCFTENGNLKQHQLVHTGIKPFSCDQCGRTFTKNSSLKKHQLIHTGLKPFICDQCGKSFTENGNLKQHQLIHTGLKPFSCDQCGKSFSQSNGLKEHQLIHAGLKPFICDLCGKSFTYSKSLKDHLLIHTGIKSFICGQCGKAFTQSTTLKKHQLIHTGIKPFSCDQCERTFTKNSSLKKHQLIHTGLKPFICDLCGKSFTYSKSLKDHLLIHTGIKSFICGQCGKAFTQSTNLKKHQLIHTGIKPFTCDQCGMSYCRMSSLKEHQAIHTGIKPFVCCQCGQGFGRMDALKNHQLIHTGVN; the protein is encoded by the coding sequence ATGCCAGCAAGTAAAGATGAACGAGTTGTGATCCCTGTGGAGAAGACTTTCATCACTATGAAGAAGGCCAGAAGACGCCAGCGCATTGACAGTGGAGACAGAAGCTTCACGTGCgatcagtgtggaaaggctTTTTCTGACAATGGCAACTTAAAAAGACATCAGCTGGTCCACACTGGCATTAAACCATTCAGCTGCGATCAGTGTGGACAGGCTTTCACTCGTAATAGCAGCTTAAAACAACATaagctcatccacactggagttaaaccattcagctgtgatcagtgtggaaagactTTCACTGAGAATGGCAACTTAAAAAGACATCAGCTCGCTCACACTGGATtaaaaccattcagctgtgatcagtgtggaaagactTTCACTCAGAGTGgcagcttaaaaaaacatcagctcatccacactggattaAAAGCAATTAGCTACaatcagtgtggaaagtctttttctcCGAGTAATGGCTTAAAAGAACATAACCTCGTCCATGCTGCAGATAAACCATTCGTCTGTGCTCAGTGTGGAAAGTGTTTCACTGAGAATGGCAACTTAAAACAACATCAGCTCGTCCACACTGGCATTAAACCATTCAGCTGCGATCAGTGTGGAAGGACTTTCACTAAGAATAgcagcttaaaaaaacatcaactcatccacactggattaAAACCATTtatctgtgatcagtgtggaaagtcttttactgaAAATGGCAACTTAAAAcaacatcagctcatccacactggattaAAACCATTTAGCTGcgatcagtgtggaaagtctttttctcAGAGTAACGGCTTAAAAgaacatcagctcatccacgCTGGATTAAAACCATTTATCTGTGatctgtgtggaaagtcttttacttaTAGCAAAAGCTTAAAAGATCATCTTCTCATCCACACTGGAATTAAATCATTTATCTGTGGTCAGTGTGGAAAAGCTTTTACTCAGAgtacaactttaaaaaaacatcagctcatccacactggaattaaaccattcagctgtgatcagtgtgaaaGGACTTTCACTAAGAATAgcagcttaaaaaaacatcaactcatccacactggattaAAACCATTTATCTGTGatctgtgtggaaagtcttttacttaTAGCAAAAGCTTAAAAGATCATCTTCTCATCCACACTGGAATTAAATCATTTATCTGTGGTCAGTGTGGAAAAGCTTTTACTCAGagtacaaatttaaaaaaacatcagctcatccacactggaatTAAACCATTcacctgtgatcagtgtggaatgTCTTACTGTCGCATGAGTTCCTTGAAGGAACATCAGGCCATCCACACTGGCATTAAACCATTTGTCTGTTGTCAGTGTGGACAGGGTTTTGGTCGCATGGATGCTTTAAAAAATCATCAACTAATCCACACTGGagttaattaa